The genomic stretch TTGAATTTGACAAAAAAAATATACATGTTTCTATACCATGGTCTCAAAATGAGAGAAAATATATTTATTCAAGCGATAATCGAGCAAAGGCTGCAGGGCTAGAGGAATTTAACCGATTAATGTTTACGCAAAGGGAGAATATCATTCAACAAATTTTTGTTGAATATAAGGCTAATAAACTTCTTCCTTATTCTCGTTATGAGAAAACCAGCAATAATTTTTATTTTAAGGTTGAACAACAAATCAGTGAGCTACTGGAAAATGTAAGCGCAGAAGTAAAAACATTGAATTCTCATATAAAGATTTCTAAAGATTTTTCTAATTTTACATTGAAGTTTAATCCAAATGAAGCCGACGTGATAGGTTATTTTAAAACGGGTTTGGAGATATTGCAATCCAATCGAGTATTACAATATCTTTCAGGAGAGTACTATTCCCTTTCTTCCTATGAAATTTATTTTAATACTGATGATTCAGAGGAATATGTGGGTACGGGACTGTTTGGAAATGATAAATACATTACTAAATACTGTTTTTATAATCTAAAAGAGGCTTTTGAAACATTGGCTAAGGATATTACTGATGGCTGTCAAATAAAAGGATCCGAAGCAGTTGAAGATGCATATGGAATGCTAAGGTCTTTTTTTGAAGAAGCGGAAAAAGATATCAAGCAGCAGCTTTTATTAAAAGCTTCACAGTTAAAGCAAGCAATAAAATCGGTTGAAGCATGTATTTAGTGATTTAAAACCAGACTTCATAAGCTATATGGTAATTATTTAATCGAGCAATTACATATGTATTTATCATGATTTGATTTTGGATATCGAAATTTCATTTCTGGAACTGGAGAAGTTTGAATAGAACAATTACCAAAAAATACTTACAGTGAAGATACAAAACAATTCATCCAGGATTTCAACAGATGCAGACTAATTATTACGCGATGATTCTATTTGGAAGTAAATATAAGTAATTTCATTTATATATTATCTTATTGAATAAGTAAAAAACTATTCAATAAAAATAATTAGTGAGGTTTTATATGAGGAGAAGAAAACGTTATGAAGTGGTATCTGGAATTTACGAGAGGGGGATTCCACCCTAAAGAAAAGTAAGCGTAAGCTATTGTGTGGTTAAAAGAGCCATAATATAAAGGAGACAAAAGATGAGAAAAAATTATAAAAGGTTGATTGGTACAGTTTGTAGTACTGTGGTGCTGTGCTCTGCCATAGGGTTTAATGCATTTGCTGATAAATCTGAGGGCTTTAAAGAGGATGGAGTCCCGATAGCAACAGGAAGCACAGCTTCACCTAATATAACCACACCCGAAAGTGGTACAGAAGAGATTCGAGGAGAGCAAGAAGATGCAACAAGTAATACTGAATCTGGAGAGGCAAAACCGAAAGAAACAGAGACAGAAACAACAGTACAGGAAAAAAATGTGTTAAATAATAAGACTTTAAAGGATAAACAATTCCCCACTTATACAAAAGGCGATATTAATGCAGGTCTATTGGAAGAAACGCCCCAATTTATACCTGTTACAAATCCACATTGGATATCAGATCAACCAGGAATGGCAACGTGGGATGAATTAGAATCAGAACAACAGCAAAATGTAAAGGGAATTTTTCTGGTTATTTATAAGGATGGTAAAAAGATCGGACAAAGAAATGCTAATGTTGGATATGCAACAAGTTTGAAACTATTTGAAAGTTTTGATGGGGATGGATCCTATCAGTTTAAAGCTGTATACCGCATGTCGGATCAATATGACGGAGAAGAGGATTATTTATCTGATTTGAGTGATAGTTTTGAATATTCACTTACCGGAAAGACCATGCCTATTCCGACCGGATTCCACTGGAATAAAGACGGCAGCGTTACATGGAACTCTATTAATACGTCTGATTTACCAGGCTGGGACACCAATAGCTTCATAACTTATAGCGTCTCATTTTATGAGGGCAATGCCGATAAACCTTGGGATACATGGTTTATGAATGCAGCTCCCAGTGTACGCCAGATTCTAAAGATGCAACCTGGAAAATCATACAGATTTCGTATTTCAGCAACAGGAGATGGACTTAACTATAACAACAGCGAATTGTCTGATTTTAGTGAATTCTTCGTTATGCCTGTTTCAGAGTCTACAGTAAAAGTTAAACTGGATGCTCTTAACCAAGTTGGGGATGCAAAATTAAGTGCGACAATTAATAATTTCGCTTTAACTGATGATGAACGAGAAGCGATGAAAACTGCCATCCAAAACAATGAATCTGCTGCGGAGCA from Lacrimispora sphenoides JCM 1415 encodes the following:
- a CDS encoding N-acetylmuramoyl-L-alanine amidase family protein, whose translation is MRKNYKRLIGTVCSTVVLCSAIGFNAFADKSEGFKEDGVPIATGSTASPNITTPESGTEEIRGEQEDATSNTESGEAKPKETETETTVQEKNVLNNKTLKDKQFPTYTKGDINAGLLEETPQFIPVTNPHWISDQPGMATWDELESEQQQNVKGIFLVIYKDGKKIGQRNANVGYATSLKLFESFDGDGSYQFKAVYRMSDQYDGEEDYLSDLSDSFEYSLTGKTMPIPTGFHWNKDGSVTWNSINTSDLPGWDTNSFITYSVSFYEGNADKPWDTWFMNAAPSVRQILKMQPGKSYRFRISATGDGLNYNNSELSDFSEFFVMPVSESTVKVKLDALNQVGDAKLSATINNFALTDDEREAMKTAIQNNESAAEQLKELENRYKAANGKNIFIQAESSIVDSSQINIAGAVLNNASKIMFTPTQSTDTTLNQYRNQVSMNISLDTNELKFPVLITMPVPDNMNVEKVKIYHYHESGPTEIIIPRIFVDNGVKKVEFAVSGFSVFTFVDTSSANTSSGGSSSGGSSSGGGGGMTSSKTTSGVPSSAPALTGIWVKNETGWWFEKTDKSYPKNQWAKINNTVYRFNESGYMVEGWFVLNGKWYYLIPSSGAMATGWVDIQNKWYYLNNDGSMAVGWIKIADKWYYLNADGKMAANTVTPDGYHVDVNGVWIQ